From Acipenser ruthenus chromosome 23, fAciRut3.2 maternal haplotype, whole genome shotgun sequence, the proteins below share one genomic window:
- the LOC117413498 gene encoding urokinase plasminogen activator surface receptor-like has translation MLKMRQVLLALCTVCALLSAASALNCNSCVPTVSGTCTDTTMTCPASQPQCAVAAVSVNVAGTKKTINMKSCSEPEACNGPISLNFGIQRTTINAKCCTTDLCNTGSVPAYADSTPSGLECYGCIGQDCRDTMKCLGVEDRCLKVVVEAQGSKIVTKGCASKNVCVSQSMQIPGLSGSIYCCEGKLCNGARRVGQNIPLLLLPLLTFKLLF, from the exons ATGCTGAAAATGAGACAAGTGCTCCTGGCATTGTGCACAGTCTGTGCGCTGCTCTCCGCAG CTTCCGCTCTGAACTGCAACTCGTGCGTGCCGACAGTCAGTGGAACCTGCACAGACACCACCATGACCTGCCCAGCCTCACAGCCCCAGTGTGCAGTCGCAGCAGTGTCAGTCAACGTAG CTGGTACTAAAAAAACGATCAACATGAAGTCATGCTCAGAACCTGAAGCCTGCAATGGGCCGATATCCCTCAACTTTGGAATCCAAAGGACAACTATAAATGCTAAATGTTGCACCACAGATTTGTGCAACACTGGGTCCGTTCCAG CGTATGCCGACAGTACCCCTTCTGGTCTGGAGTGTTATGGATGCATAGGACAGGACTGCAGAGACACTATGAAGTGCCTTGGCGTTGAAGACCGTTGTCTGAAGGTTGTAG ttGAAGCACAGGGATCGAAGATAGTGACGAAGGGATGCGCTtccaaaaatgtttgtgtttctCAATCGATGCAGATTCCTGGTTTATCCGGATCAATTTACTGCTGCGAGGGCAAACTGTGCAACGGGGCCCGTCGGGTCGGGCAGAACATCCCGCTGCTGCTGCTTCCACTTCTAACTTTCAAGCTGCTGTTTTAA